In Acidimicrobiia bacterium, one genomic interval encodes:
- the aroQ gene encoding type II 3-dehydroquinate dehydratase: MRILVVNGPNLNLLGTRRPEIYGEATLGELEENCRNWGAALGLQVDTFQSNHEGIIIDRLHDAIGRYQGVVLNPGALGHTSYALHDAIEAIGLPVVEVHISDIETREPWRAESVIRPACIGAVWGKGLEGYWEALEMVRDSLRSP, encoded by the coding sequence GTGCGCATCCTCGTGGTCAACGGACCCAACCTCAATCTGCTCGGCACCCGGCGGCCGGAGATCTACGGCGAGGCGACCCTGGGCGAGTTGGAGGAGAACTGCCGGAACTGGGGGGCCGCCCTCGGACTCCAGGTCGACACCTTCCAGTCGAACCACGAGGGGATCATCATCGACCGCCTCCACGACGCCATCGGTCGATATCAAGGGGTGGTACTAAACCCCGGGGCGCTCGGCCATACCTCCTACGCACTGCACGACGCCATCGAGGCGATCGGCCTGCCGGTGGTCGAAGTGCATATCAGCGACATCGAGACCCGCGAGCCGTGGCGCGCCGAGTCGGTGATCCGCCCGGCGTGCATCGGGGCGGTGTGGGGGAAGGGGTTGGAGGGGTATTGGGAGGCGTTGGAGATGGTCAGGGACTCGCTTCGCTCGCCCTGA
- a CDS encoding pyridoxal phosphate-dependent aminotransferase has protein sequence MDISRRLARLSDSTTMAITARAAALKAEGRNVIGFGAGEPDFPTPAHIVAAAQEAAADPATHHYSPAAGLPALREAVAAKTARDSGYRVAANQVVITSGGKGALFGAFAALVDPGDEVLLSSPYWVSHPEAVGLADGVPVTVGTTPANGFRLTPETLDAAFTERTKALLFVSPANPTGTVYTPAEVGEIGRWAAERGIWVITDEIYEHLVYGDSVFSSMPVEVPEIAERCVVVNGVAKTYAMTGWRVGWLVAPPEVAAAVGRFQSHSISNVANVSQRAALAAVTGPMDSVTEMKVAFDRRRLTMYRMLGEIPGVSLLEPEGAFYCFAEVTDLLGTEIGGHSVKTSEDLAAALLEVAEIAIVPGEAFGAPGYLRLSFALSDEDLEEGLTRFRKAVG, from the coding sequence ATGGACATCTCCCGCCGCCTTGCTCGCCTATCCGATTCGACCACCATGGCGATCACCGCCCGCGCCGCCGCTCTGAAGGCTGAGGGGCGCAATGTGATCGGGTTCGGGGCGGGGGAGCCGGACTTCCCGACCCCGGCGCACATCGTCGCTGCCGCCCAGGAGGCGGCGGCCGATCCGGCGACCCATCACTACAGCCCGGCCGCCGGCCTTCCCGCACTGCGGGAGGCAGTGGCGGCCAAGACGGCGCGCGATAGCGGCTATCGGGTCGCTGCCAACCAGGTGGTGATCACCAGCGGCGGCAAGGGTGCGCTGTTCGGGGCGTTCGCCGCGCTGGTCGACCCAGGCGACGAGGTGCTGCTCTCCAGCCCCTACTGGGTGTCGCACCCCGAAGCGGTGGGGCTCGCCGATGGGGTACCCGTGACAGTCGGGACGACACCGGCGAACGGCTTCCGCCTCACCCCCGAGACGCTCGACGCCGCCTTCACCGAGCGGACCAAGGCACTGTTGTTCGTCTCCCCGGCGAACCCCACCGGCACGGTGTACACCCCTGCCGAGGTGGGCGAGATCGGCCGGTGGGCGGCGGAGCGAGGCATCTGGGTGATCACCGACGAGATCTACGAGCACCTCGTCTACGGCGACAGTGTCTTCTCGTCGATGCCGGTGGAGGTGCCGGAGATTGCGGAACGATGCGTCGTCGTCAATGGCGTCGCCAAGACCTATGCGATGACCGGGTGGCGGGTCGGCTGGCTGGTTGCTCCCCCGGAGGTGGCGGCAGCGGTGGGCCGGTTCCAGTCTCACTCGATATCGAACGTCGCCAATGTCTCGCAGCGGGCGGCGCTGGCGGCCGTAACCGGGCCCATGGATTCGGTCACCGAGATGAAGGTCGCCTTCGATCGGAGGCGGCTGACCATGTACCGGATGCTCGGCGAGATCCCCGGGGTCTCGCTGCTCGAACCCGAAGGCGCCTTCTACTGCTTCGCCGAGGTCACCGACCTGCTCGGCACCGAGATCGGGGGGCACTCGGTGAAGACCTCCGAGGACCTGGCGGCGGCGCTGCTCGAAGTCGCCGAAATAGCCATCGTCCCCGGCGAAGCCTTCGGCGCCCCCGGCTACCTCCGCCTCTCCTTCGCCCTAAGCGACGAAGACCTAGAAGAAGGCCTGACCCGCTTCCGCAAGGCGGTGGGGTAG